One window of Perca flavescens isolate YP-PL-M2 chromosome 15, PFLA_1.0, whole genome shotgun sequence genomic DNA carries:
- the cbx7a gene encoding chromobox homolog 7a isoform X1 yields the protein MELSSIGDQVFAVESITKKRVRKGNVEYLLKWQGWPPKYSTWEPEENILDPRLVPAYEENQEKIRALAYRRKGLRPRRLVLRNIFAMDLRSANKALEKPPPRLRLSLTRSMSTDVDQGEQSSLYRGLARRKSKQRVSKRGPAGPSNKTTFPLEKLEEPIEEDWGVTSEEEKHESESITEERSKDRLYGQSECGSPPLLERQDLAMDVEEKEDADLTAVGTETWIDRPGGGTSKTRQNQTFACDQSKDSVSVPEAIPEDVVSVSDRSDWDLGEESVESEGLEIRLESSVCQSSSTTSVIVSVQGSGKTASECSPTEARKEEGSDDSPSVTTTAPGAQTAPVAAEQPGNVISTDVTINSLTVTIKEAVVAEGFFKGY from the exons ATGGAGCTGTCATCAATAGGAGACCAAGTGTTTGCTGTTGAGTCAATAACAaaaaagagagtgagaaag GGTAATGTGGAGTACCTACTGAAATGGCAAGGATGGCCACCAAA GTACAGTACTTGGGAACCAGAGGAAAATATTTTGGACCCGCGTCTGGTCCCGGCCTACGAAGAGAA tCAGGAGAAGATCAGAGCTCTGGCCTATCGCAGGAAAGGTCTCAGACCCAGGAGGCTCGTGCTGCGG AATATCTTTGCCATGGACCTCCGCAGTGCCAACAAGGCCTTGGAGAAGCCCCCCCCTCGATTGCGCCTCTCCCTCACGCGCTCCATGAGCACAGATGTGGACCAGGGCGAGCAGAGCAGCCTGTACCGTGGCCTAGCCAGGAGGAAGAGCAAGCAGAGGGTGTCCAAACGGGGGCCAGCGGGACCCTCAAACAAAACCACCTTTCCACTGGAGAAGCTGGAGGAGCCCATTGAAGAAGACTGGGGCGTCACCAGCGAAGAAGAGAAGCATGAGTCTGAAAGCATTACCGAAGAGAGAAGTAAAGACCGTTTATATG GTCAGTCAGAGTGTGGCTCCCCTCCCTTGCTTGAGCGACAGGACTTAGCGATGGACGTAGAGGAGAAGGAGGACGCCGACCTGACAGCGGTAGGCACAGAAACGTGGATCGACAGACCGGGCGGAGGGACATCCAAAACGAGACAGAACCAAACGTTTGCGTGTGACCAATCAAAAGACAGCGTCTCGGTGCCTGAGGCCATACCGGAAGATGTGGTTTCTGTGAGCGACAGGTCCGACTGGGACCTAGGTGAGGAGAGCGTGGAGTCGGAAGGATTGGAGATTAGATTAGAGAGCAGTGTTTGTCAGAGCAGCAGCACGACCTCGGTGATAGTGAGCGTTCAGGGGAGCGGCAAGACGGCATCTGAGTGCTCCCCTACTGAGGCcaggaaggaggaagggagtgaCGACAGTCCGAGCGTTACCACGACGGCGCCGGGCGCTCAGACTGCCCCCGTTGCAGCAGAACAACCCGGGAACGTGATTTCTACAGACGTGACTATCAACTCTCTGACGGTGACTATTAAAGAAGCCGTTGTGGCTGAAGGCTTCTTTAAGGGCTATTGA
- the cbx7a gene encoding chromobox homolog 7a isoform X2 — MELSSIGDQVFAVESITKKRVRKGNVEYLLKWQGWPPKYSTWEPEENILDPRLVPAYEENQEKIRALAYRRKGLRPRRLVLRNIFAMDLRSANKALEKPPPRLRLSLTRSMSTDVDQGEQSSLYRGLARRKSKQRVSKRGPAGPSNKTTFPLEKLEEPIEEDWGVTSEEEKHESESITEERSQSECGSPPLLERQDLAMDVEEKEDADLTAVGTETWIDRPGGGTSKTRQNQTFACDQSKDSVSVPEAIPEDVVSVSDRSDWDLGEESVESEGLEIRLESSVCQSSSTTSVIVSVQGSGKTASECSPTEARKEEGSDDSPSVTTTAPGAQTAPVAAEQPGNVISTDVTINSLTVTIKEAVVAEGFFKGY; from the exons ATGGAGCTGTCATCAATAGGAGACCAAGTGTTTGCTGTTGAGTCAATAACAaaaaagagagtgagaaag GGTAATGTGGAGTACCTACTGAAATGGCAAGGATGGCCACCAAA GTACAGTACTTGGGAACCAGAGGAAAATATTTTGGACCCGCGTCTGGTCCCGGCCTACGAAGAGAA tCAGGAGAAGATCAGAGCTCTGGCCTATCGCAGGAAAGGTCTCAGACCCAGGAGGCTCGTGCTGCGG AATATCTTTGCCATGGACCTCCGCAGTGCCAACAAGGCCTTGGAGAAGCCCCCCCCTCGATTGCGCCTCTCCCTCACGCGCTCCATGAGCACAGATGTGGACCAGGGCGAGCAGAGCAGCCTGTACCGTGGCCTAGCCAGGAGGAAGAGCAAGCAGAGGGTGTCCAAACGGGGGCCAGCGGGACCCTCAAACAAAACCACCTTTCCACTGGAGAAGCTGGAGGAGCCCATTGAAGAAGACTGGGGCGTCACCAGCGAAGAAGAGAAGCATGAGTCTGAAAGCATTACCGAAGAGAGAA GTCAGTCAGAGTGTGGCTCCCCTCCCTTGCTTGAGCGACAGGACTTAGCGATGGACGTAGAGGAGAAGGAGGACGCCGACCTGACAGCGGTAGGCACAGAAACGTGGATCGACAGACCGGGCGGAGGGACATCCAAAACGAGACAGAACCAAACGTTTGCGTGTGACCAATCAAAAGACAGCGTCTCGGTGCCTGAGGCCATACCGGAAGATGTGGTTTCTGTGAGCGACAGGTCCGACTGGGACCTAGGTGAGGAGAGCGTGGAGTCGGAAGGATTGGAGATTAGATTAGAGAGCAGTGTTTGTCAGAGCAGCAGCACGACCTCGGTGATAGTGAGCGTTCAGGGGAGCGGCAAGACGGCATCTGAGTGCTCCCCTACTGAGGCcaggaaggaggaagggagtgaCGACAGTCCGAGCGTTACCACGACGGCGCCGGGCGCTCAGACTGCCCCCGTTGCAGCAGAACAACCCGGGAACGTGATTTCTACAGACGTGACTATCAACTCTCTGACGGTGACTATTAAAGAAGCCGTTGTGGCTGAAGGCTTCTTTAAGGGCTATTGA